In the genome of Verrucomicrobiia bacterium, the window GCTAATTATCTGAGGCATTGCCCAACCAACCCTTGGCAGGGGGCAACTTAGGATGCTGGGAGTTTTGGGCTTCAAGACAGGAAGAAACGCCTGGGATTCAGGCGATAGGGTGGCCGCACGAAAATGAAACCCACTCCTTGCATTATTTGGCTCGGGTTATGAAAGTGAAGCCGGGTAAGGGCCCGGATGCCGGGCGTGGTACTGATCAACAGTTCAGGACGATGAATGCTCCATTCCTTTTGGGGCGGGCGGGCCTTCTGGCGCTGACCATGCTGGTGGCGGCTGGGGCCATGGCAGCCCCGCTGCCTGCATTGCGCGTGAGCGACAACCAACGCTTTCTGGTCACGGTTGAAGGCCGGCCCTTTTTCTGGCTGGCCGACACCGCCTGGCAGTTGATTCATGATTTGAATGAGGCGGAGATGCGCCGCTACTTTGCCGACCGGCGCGACAAGGGTTTTACGGTCATTCAAACGGTGGTGCTGGCCGAGCTGCGCTTTGATCAGCCCAACGCTTTCGGCCATTTCCCCATCGAACCGCAGCGACCGGACCGGCCCATCGTCAAGGACGGCCCAGACAATGATTATTGGGACGATGTGGAGCGGGTGTTGCGGCTGGCCGCCGAGCACGGGTTGTATGTGGGGTTGCTGCCCACGTGGGGCAAATACGTGATATCCGACTGGCAAAACGGCCTGGTGGACGGCTTCTTCAACGTGACCAATGCGGAGGCCTACGGGCGCTTCATCGGCGGGCGGTTCAAGGAGCACTCCAACATCATTTGGATTTTGGGCGGCGACAAGGCCTCGCCCACCGACGCGGCCAAGGCGATTTGGCGGGCGATGGCGCGCGGCATCGCGGTGGGCGTCAGCGGCGCGGAAGATTACTCCAAGGTGCTGATGACCTATCATACCAGCGGGCCGGGCAGCACGGCCTGGTTTCTCAATGACGAGCCATGGCTGGATTTCCACGCCCTGCAATCCGGCCACGGGCGTTGGGCCATGAACTGGCTGCTGGTCGAGCATGCCTACACCATGAAGCCCACCCGGCCGGTGATTGACCTGGAGAGCAGTTACCCCGGGGTGCGGCACGGACGCCCGCCCACGATGGCCACCGACGACGACGCGCGGCGGGCGGGGTATTGGGCAGTGTTTGCCGGGGCGGCGGGACATACCTATGGGCATCACAGCATCTGGCAGATG includes:
- a CDS encoding glycoside hydrolase family 140 protein → MNAPFLLGRAGLLALTMLVAAGAMAAPLPALRVSDNQRFLVTVEGRPFFWLADTAWQLIHDLNEAEMRRYFADRRDKGFTVIQTVVLAELRFDQPNAFGHFPIEPQRPDRPIVKDGPDNDYWDDVERVLRLAAEHGLYVGLLPTWGKYVISDWQNGLVDGFFNVTNAEAYGRFIGGRFKEHSNIIWILGGDKASPTDAAKAIWRAMARGIAVGVSGAEDYSKVLMTYHTSGPGSTAWFLNDEPWLDFHALQSGHGRWAMNWLLVEHAYTMKPTRPVIDLESSYPGVRHGRPPTMATDDDARRAGYWAVFAGAAGHTYGHHSIWQMHSPKYASEWKPKAYWYEALDAPSARQMGYLRKLIESRPFLTQQPDLSLLAFEQTKPWEMCLALRGQGYAMAYTPTGRTLEIQMGKIPGERVRALWFDPRTGQYTELGEVDNQGRRLFDPPGEEQPGNDWVLVLESSVNRKNRTQ